GGTCCATCCCGCCTCGCGGATCCAGGCCGACAGCGTGCGCTGGTCGGGCCAGTCGCGGATCGACTCGTTCAGATAGTCGTACGCCTCGGCGTTCGAGCTCACGGCCTTCGCCACCGTCGGCAGCACGCGGTCGTTGTAGAAGCGGTACAGCCGGTTGAAGGCGCCCGACGGCGGCTGCGAGAACTCGCAGATCACCACGCGTCCGCCGGGTCGGGTCACCCGCCACAGCTCCCGCAGAGCCTTCTTCGGATCATTGACGTTGCGCAGACCGAACGACATCGTGACGGCATCGAACTCCGCGTCGCCGAACGGCAGGTCGGTCGCGTCCGCCTGCACGAACCTCAGATTCCCGATGCCGCCACCCGGCGACGACGCCCCGTAACGGCGCTCGCCTTCGGCGATCATTCCGGGTGAGAAATCGGCGGCCACCACCTGGGCTCCGCTCTTGGCGAGCGCGACGCTGGACGCGCCGGTGCCGGCGGCGAGGTCGAGGATGCGCTCGCCCGGCCGCGGCGAGACCGCGCGGGTCGTCGCCGCACGCCACATCCGGTCGTTGCCGAGGCTCAGAACGGTGTTCGTGCGGTCGTAGCCGCGGGCGACCTG
The Microbacterium sp. SLBN-154 DNA segment above includes these coding regions:
- a CDS encoding demethylmenaquinone methyltransferase, translated to MTTDREPNRADLGKDPRRVSGMFDQVARGYDRTNTVLSLGNDRMWRAATTRAVSPRPGERILDLAAGTGASSVALAKSGAQVVAADFSPGMIAEGERRYGASSPGGGIGNLRFVQADATDLPFGDAEFDAVTMSFGLRNVNDPKKALRELWRVTRPGGRVVICEFSQPPSGAFNRLYRFYNDRVLPTVAKAVSSNAEAYDYLNESIRDWPDQRTLSAWIREAGWTDVAFRNLSMGIVALHRGRKP